One window of Pyxicephalus adspersus chromosome 4, UCB_Pads_2.0, whole genome shotgun sequence genomic DNA carries:
- the RNASEH1 gene encoding ribonuclease H1 — protein sequence MFKLSRCVLFSAHFLSARFTSTGGVQGLTVAMFYAVRRGRRPGVYNTWDECKQQVDRFAAARYKKFASEEEAWKFVRENDGVPSKSTEGSCGIQSPSTSNEKRYHVNPAFRAKRPLQPSSSAAKDVPSPKRTKLIDISALPPLPGRSFTHMEDATVVYTDGCCSQNGRKKARAGIGVYWGPDHPMNVSEKLEGRQTNQRAEIQAACKAIEQAKSQNITKLVLYTDSMFTINGITKWVHTWKKNGWRLSTGKNVINREDFEKLDKLVRGIDIKWIHIPGHAGFGGNEEADKLAREGAQKSETDSF from the exons ATGTTTAAGCTATCTCGCTGTGTCCTGTTTTCTGCTCATTTTCTATCTGCTCGTTTTACATCCACTGGAGGTGTACAGGGGTTAACGGTTGCAATGTTTTATGCCGTGCGAAGAGGACGAAGGCCAGGAGTATACAACACATG GGATGAATGCAAGCAACAAGTTGATCGCTTTGCTGCTGCCAGGTACAAGAAGTTTGCCTCAGAGGAAGAGGCCTGGAAGTTTGTCAGGGAAAATGATGGAGTCCCCTCAAAAAGTACAGAAG GTAGCTGTGGCATTCAGAGTCCTTCTACAAGCAACGAAAAGCGGTACCATGTAAATCCTGCATTCCGTGCCAAGAGGCCACTTCAGCCATCAAGCTCTGCTGCTAAGGACGTGCCTTCACCTAAACGTACCAAACTGATTGATATTAGTGCCTTACCACCtttgccaggacggtcattcactCATATGG aagATGCCACCGTAGTGTACACCGATGGTTGCTGTTCACAAAATGGAAGAAAGAAAGCACGAGCTGGAATTGGGGTTTATTGGGGACCAGACCACCCCAT GAATGTGTCAGAAAAACTTGAAGGAAGACAGACAAATCAGCGAGCAGAAATTCAG GCAGCGTGCAAAGCCATAGAACAAGCCAAAAGCCAGAATATTACAAAGCTTGTGCTGTACACAGACAGCATGTTTACAATAAACG GGATCACTAAATGGGTACATACATGGAAAAAGAATGGCTGGAGGCTAAGCACTGGAAAAAATGTCATAAACCGAGAAGATTTTGAAAAACTGGACAAGCTAGTTAGAGGGATCGATATCAAATGG ATTCACATCCCAGGACACGCTGGCTTTGGAGGAAATGAAGAAGCTGATAAACTTGCTAGAGAAGGAGCTCAGAAATCTGAAACAGATTCTTTTTA a
- the ADI1 gene encoding acireductone dioxygenase, with protein sequence MVQAWYMDESDEDQRKEHRLDPNQPVSPEELQALGVNSYKLDADNYESDPELAKIRQDHNYTFTDIITIHKDTLPNYEQKLKIFYEEHLHLDDEIRYILEGSGYFDVRDKQDRWIRIAMQKGDMITLPAGIYHRFTLDENNYVKAMRLFVGEPVWTPYNRPADDFEARTKYLQLLELKA encoded by the exons ATGGTGCAGGCTTGGTATATGGATGAGAGCGATGAGGATCAGAGGAAGGAGCACCGCCTGGATCCCAATCAGCCCGTGTCACCCGAGGAGCTCCAAGCACTGGGGGTGAACTCCTACAAG TTGGATGCCGATAATTATGAGAGTGATCCGGAGCTGGCCAAGATCCGCCAAGACCATAATTACACATTCACGGATATAATCACCATACATAAAGACACACTGCCCAATTATGAGCAGAAG TTGAAGATATTCTACGAGGAACACTTACACTTGGATGATGAGATCCGCTATATCCTGGAGGGAAGTGGTTACTTTGATGTTAGAGACAAGCAGGACCGATGGATCAGAATCGCTATGCAGAAAGGAGACATGATCACCCTCCCTGCCGGCATTTATCACCGCTTTACTCTGGATGAAAAT AATTATGTCAAAGCTATGAGACTGTTTGTTGGAGAACCTGTCTGGACCCCATATAATCGCCCTGCTGATGATTTTGAGGCTCGAACAAAGTATCTTCAGCTTCTGGAATTAAAAGCATAA